In Candidatus Cloacimonas sp., a genomic segment contains:
- a CDS encoding polysaccharide deacetylase family protein — MKITTYPKVLYYHIVADSFPEIYPKGITVARFFDQIKKLKEWGYHFRPLSETLNHPQRNRFARKDIVLTFDDGFAANYPSLMYLLTELKIKPTLFLIGKCIDNRELAWNHKLILIKQYCSTEKINKAIKKYLPNATITTFFSSVTMADKDNITDLLWQEIMPFSEKEFLEKNKPFLSLSQLNSLVNAGIELGIHSWSHPDFGRLTFSEAFTEIDKCYSAMKESGLPCQNYFAYPYGRPASKEMETKLKENLDLAATFGIRYKLGDNQFSETRWQRIKMDGSKMENTMQFLIAPCLRLLKK, encoded by the coding sequence ATGAAGATAACAACCTATCCCAAAGTGCTTTACTATCATATTGTAGCTGATAGTTTTCCTGAGATATATCCAAAAGGAATTACCGTTGCGCGCTTTTTTGATCAAATAAAAAAGCTAAAAGAATGGGGATATCATTTCCGACCTTTGTCCGAAACTCTTAACCACCCGCAAAGAAACAGATTTGCCCGTAAAGATATCGTTTTAACTTTCGATGACGGATTTGCCGCTAACTATCCTTCCCTTATGTATTTACTTACCGAGCTTAAAATTAAACCAACTTTGTTTTTAATTGGTAAATGTATAGATAACAGAGAATTAGCTTGGAATCATAAGCTCATACTTATTAAACAATACTGCTCTACCGAAAAAATTAATAAAGCCATAAAAAAATATCTACCTAATGCTACTATAACAACTTTCTTTTCCAGCGTTACAATGGCAGATAAAGATAACATAACGGATTTGCTTTGGCAAGAGATTATGCCTTTCAGCGAAAAAGAGTTTTTGGAAAAAAACAAACCTTTTCTATCTCTGTCTCAATTAAATAGTTTAGTTAACGCCGGAATTGAATTGGGAATACACAGTTGGTCACATCCAGATTTTGGTCGTTTAACTTTTTCGGAGGCCTTTACCGAGATTGATAAATGCTATAGTGCGATGAAAGAATCTGGTTTGCCCTGCCAAAACTATTTTGCCTATCCCTACGGTCGCCCTGCTTCCAAGGAAATGGAAACCAAATTGAAAGAAAATTTAGACCTCGCCGCTACTTTTGGCATTAGGTATAAACTCGGAGATAATCAGTTTTCCGAAACCAGGTGGCAAAGAATAAAAATGGATGGCAGCAAGATGGAGAATACAATGCAGTTCTTGATTGCACCCTGTTTGCGTTTATTAAAAAAATGA